Proteins co-encoded in one Trichoplusia ni isolate ovarian cell line Hi5 chromosome 19, tn1, whole genome shotgun sequence genomic window:
- the LOC113503450 gene encoding cytochrome P450 6B2-like: MPFTLALLIIACSLVYYYCTRTFNFWKDKNVKGPNPIPLFGNFIEVFLRRKHVGILYNDLYKEYKNEKVVGLFRMISPTLLVRDLDIVKQVLIKDFELLPDRGLYYSKEALGDNLFHATYDVSKTIRKHVTSIFTSRKFRNNFDLFVDRADKFLDYLENKTMKKSEFEVLPIFRKYAVDSIMIAFCGLDVKAYDDDNPLCDFMDAQIQTPTYFIEMELLFPGTLAKWNLSAFPKSVREFCQQVVRTGISNVAKEDSLNVKNNLIDVIAELLKDNKVAKEGEDSFMQVTEDMLIGQVFIFYFAGYGNNSLVTTYALYHLAQNPEVQDKLIAEIDEVLEKYDGKLTYDAFREMKYLQMVFDETIRMHPLTNSITRNVRTDVKIEGMDLVIPKDTIVVVSPYAIQHDEKYYPEPEKFEPERFSPENVRQRHPCAMVSFGAGPRSCLGSRYAHLQFGICMAKLLSKYRVEATENTVKTIDYTAMRLLLTPSDRIYLRLVRRNRQ; the protein is encoded by the exons ATGCCTTTTACGTTAGCGCTACTCATAATCGCGTGCAGTCTCGTGTATTATTATTGCACCCGAACATTCAATTTCTGGAAGGACAAAAATGTGAAAGGACCAAACCCGATACCGCTTTTCGGAAATTTTATTGAAGTGTTTTTGAGAAGAAAGCATGTTGGTATACTCTACAATGATCTCTACAAGGAATATAAAAATGAGAAAGTTGTTGGTTTATTCAGAATGATATCTCCTACTTTGCTAGTTCGAGACTTAGACATAGTGAAACAAGTGTTGATAAAGGATTTTGAGTTGTTACCTGACCGAGGTTTGTACTACAGTAAGGAGGCTTTGGGGGATAATCTTTTTCATGCCACCTACGATGTGTCGAAAACAATCAGGAAGCACGTGACTTCGATCTTCACTTCTCGCAAGTTTAGAAATAACTTCGATTTATTTGTTGATCGCGCTGACAAGTTCCTCGATTACCTAGAAAATAAAACGATGAAGAAGTCAGAATTCGAAGTGCTGCCTATATTTCGGAAGTACGCCGTGGATTCTATAATGATTGCGTTTTGTGGATTGGACGTGAAAGCTTATGATGATGATAATCCACTCTGTGACTTCATGGATGCACAAATTCAGACTCCAACTTATTTCATTGAAATGGAACTGTTATTCCCCGGTACGTTGGCGAAGTGGAATCTATCGGCATTTCCAAAAAGTGTTCGAGAATTTTGTCAGCAAGTGGTTCGAACTGGCATCTCTAATGTCGCTAAAGAAGATTCATTGAATGTAAAGAACAACCTAATAGACGTCATAGCAGAGTTACTTAAAGACAATAAAGTTGCAAAGGAAGGCGAAGATAGCTTTATGCAAGTAACGGAGGATATGTTAATTGGTCAggtctttatattttattttgcggGATATGGGAATAATTCGCTAGTGACGACTTATGCATTATATCACTTGGCGCAAAACCCTGAAGTGCAAGATAAACTGATTGCTGAAATTGATGAAGTCCTAGAAAAATATGACGGGAAGTTAACTTACGATGCTTTTAGAGAAATGAAGTACCTGCAGATGGTGTTTGATGAAACTATAAGAATGCATCCTCTTACTAATTCTATAACTAGAAATGTACGTACGGATGTCAAAATTGAAGGAATGGATTTAGTGATTCCTAAAGATACAATAGTAGTGGTTTCTCCTTATGCTATACAGCATGATGAGAAATATTATCCGGAACCAGAAAAGTTTGAACCTGAGAGGTTCTCTCCAGAAAATGTGAGACAAAGGCATCCCTGCGCTATGGTGTCTTTTGGAGCTGGACCAAGGAGTTGTCTTG GTTCGAGATACGCACACTTACAATTCGGGATATGTATGGCGAAACTCCTATCGAAATACCGAGTGGAGGCGACTGAAAATACCGTGAAAACAATCGACTACACTGCAATGCGGCTGTTACTTACTCCAAGTGATAGGATATACCTAAGACTAGTTCGTAGAAATAgacagtaa